A window from Patescibacteria group bacterium encodes these proteins:
- the rpmB gene encoding 50S ribosomal protein L28, with the protein MARKCEICGKTAKTAISRSHSNIATKRLQKINLQTLIKNGKKYKACAACIRDQAKEKK; encoded by the coding sequence ATGGCCAGAAAATGTGAAATCTGCGGCAAGACGGCTAAGACAGCTATTTCGCGCAGTCATTCTAACATAGCCACCAAAAGATTACAAAAGATAAATTTGCAAACTTTAATCAAAAACGGCAAAAAATATAAAGCCTGTGCTGCTTGTATTAGAGATCAGGCCAAAGAGAAAAAGTAA
- a CDS encoding site-2 protease family protein gives MILQLLFSEPLFFFIWVAAIIVGITIHEFAHAWSAYLLGDPTAKNMGRLSLNPLVHLDPFGFLFLLIAGIGYGKPVPVNPYNLKDQKKGEILVSAAGPVSNLVQIVIFGLAFHFLVSLGPNNLLVSFLVALIYINIILMVFNLVPIPPLDGSKILMNVLPSSADNFKLWLQRRGPLVLFGLIILDRVLGLGIFAGIFNFFINLIFSVFG, from the coding sequence ATGATACTACAATTACTATTTTCCGAACCATTATTTTTCTTTATCTGGGTAGCCGCTATTATTGTCGGTATTACTATTCATGAGTTTGCTCATGCCTGGTCAGCCTATCTTTTAGGCGATCCGACGGCTAAAAATATGGGCCGGCTTTCTTTAAATCCCTTGGTTCATCTGGATCCTTTTGGGTTCCTCTTTTTATTAATTGCCGGCATTGGCTATGGCAAACCGGTTCCGGTTAACCCATATAATCTAAAGGATCAAAAAAAAGGAGAAATATTGGTTTCAGCGGCTGGTCCGGTTTCTAATCTGGTACAGATAGTCATTTTTGGCTTAGCTTTTCATTTTTTAGTCTCTCTTGGTCCCAACAACCTTTTAGTCAGTTTTTTAGTGGCTCTAATTTATATTAATATTATATTAATGGTTTTTAATTTAGTGCCTATTCCGCCCTTAGATGGGTCAAAAATACTGATGAATGTTTTACCCTCTTCAGCTGATAATTTTAAGCTTTGGCTGCAAAGGCGCGGACCTTTGGTGCTTTTTGGCCTGATAATTTTAGATAGAGTCCTTGGTTTGGGTATTTTTGCCGGAATTTTTAATTTTTTCATTAATTTAATATTTAGTGTTTTTGGATAG
- the rpsL gene encoding 30S ribosomal protein S12 gives MPTTNQLIRKGRKSTKKKSKTPALQTTLNVLKRKRKELKKGAPFKRGVCTKVTTVTPKKPNSALRKIARVRLSNGQEVTAYIPGEGHNLQEHSIVMIRGGRVKDLPGVRYHVVRGRYDTSGVEGRQQSRSHYGTKKEKKA, from the coding sequence ATGCCCACAACCAATCAATTAATTAGAAAAGGAAGAAAATCCACCAAGAAAAAATCAAAAACGCCGGCTTTGCAGACGACTTTGAATGTGCTCAAAAGAAAAAGAAAAGAACTGAAAAAAGGAGCTCCTTTTAAAAGAGGCGTTTGTACTAAGGTAACTACAGTAACTCCCAAAAAACCGAACTCAGCCTTGCGTAAAATTGCCAGAGTCCGGCTTTCTAATGGTCAGGAAGTAACGGCCTATATACCGGGAGAAGGCCATAATCTACAGGAACACTCCATTGTGATGATACGCGGCGGCCGAGTTAAAGACTTGCCAGGCGTGCGCTATCACGTAGTTAGGGGAAGATATGATACCTCGGGTGTGGAAGGCCGTCAGCAAAGTCGCAGCCACTACGGCACTAAAAAGGAGAAAAAAGCATGA
- the rpsG gene encoding 30S ribosomal protein S7, producing the protein MRAKQFPKRDIKPDPKFNNVIVAKFINQIMRRGKKSLAQNLVYKTFDIISEKEKTDPLEVFEKALKNVSPVLEVISRRIGGANYQIPIEVRGDRRMTLAMRWIIKAAQSKKGKQMPEKLASELILAAKKEGSAMSKKEEVHRMAESNRAFAHFGRS; encoded by the coding sequence ATGAGAGCCAAACAATTTCCCAAAAGAGACATCAAGCCTGACCCTAAGTTTAATAATGTTATTGTAGCTAAGTTTATAAACCAAATAATGCGTCGGGGTAAAAAATCCCTGGCTCAAAATTTAGTTTATAAGACTTTTGATATTATTTCAGAAAAAGAAAAGACAGATCCTTTGGAAGTTTTTGAAAAAGCTTTAAAAAATGTCTCACCAGTCTTAGAAGTTATTTCCAGACGCATTGGCGGGGCTAACTATCAGATTCCAATTGAAGTTCGCGGCGATCGTCGTATGACTTTAGCTATGCGCTGGATTATCAAAGCAGCTCAAAGTAAAAAAGGCAAACAAATGCCTGAAAAATTAGCTAGCGAATTGATTTTGGCGGCTAAAAAAGAAGGCAGTGCTATGTCTAAAAAAGAAGAAGTACACCGCATGGCTGAATCAAACCGCGCTTTTGCTCATTTTGGCCGCAGTTAA